In Deltaproteobacteria bacterium, a single genomic region encodes these proteins:
- a CDS encoding radical SAM protein: MGLEDVRRKLPVVRALPPGRGRKHLVRAAASGEVPTCALAVWEFTLACDQKCLHCGPRAGLPRDDELSTEEALALVDELAEHGVGEVVLIGGEAYLRNDFLLVIRRIRERGMTATMTTGGYNLTAARARAMVEAGIQSVSVSIDGLRESHDWVRNRPESWDRAFAALGHLRAAGSRIACNTQINARSHTELPALLELLAAAGVRAWQLQITMPHGAAADHPELLLQPYQFPAVFELLDRIEDRCRELGVVIWPGNNLGYFGPFEHKLRRHQRGEGHFSGCFAGVTVMGIESNGAIKSCPSVGGPTNTGGSWREHGLQALWERAPEITYVRDRTTADLWGYCAECYYGPTCMSGCTAATEPLLGRPGNNPFCHHRALEMDRMGLRERVELVAAAPGLPFDNGLFRVVREHKDPELRERLGPVQIDEPRTSRLVDPLGPGRTLTAEERAALTDG; the protein is encoded by the coding sequence ATGGGTCTCGAAGACGTACGTCGCAAGCTGCCGGTGGTGCGAGCGCTCCCTCCCGGTCGCGGCCGGAAGCACCTGGTGCGCGCCGCGGCGTCGGGCGAGGTGCCGACCTGTGCGCTCGCGGTGTGGGAGTTCACCCTCGCGTGCGATCAGAAGTGTCTGCACTGCGGGCCTCGGGCCGGGCTCCCGCGTGACGACGAACTCTCGACCGAAGAGGCCCTCGCGTTGGTCGACGAGCTGGCCGAGCACGGCGTCGGTGAGGTGGTGCTCATCGGTGGCGAGGCCTACCTGCGCAACGACTTCCTGCTCGTGATCCGTCGCATCCGCGAGCGCGGCATGACGGCGACCATGACCACCGGTGGCTACAACCTCACCGCCGCCCGTGCGCGGGCGATGGTCGAGGCCGGCATCCAGAGCGTGTCGGTCTCGATCGACGGTCTGCGCGAGAGCCATGACTGGGTGCGCAACCGACCCGAGAGCTGGGATCGCGCGTTCGCGGCGCTCGGCCACCTGCGGGCCGCCGGCTCTCGCATCGCCTGCAACACGCAGATCAACGCGCGCAGCCACACCGAGCTGCCAGCGCTGCTCGAGCTGCTCGCGGCCGCCGGCGTCCGTGCATGGCAGCTGCAGATCACGATGCCGCACGGTGCGGCCGCCGATCATCCCGAGCTGCTGCTGCAGCCGTACCAGTTCCCCGCGGTGTTCGAGCTGCTCGATCGCATCGAGGATCGCTGCCGCGAGCTCGGCGTCGTCATCTGGCCGGGCAACAACCTCGGCTACTTCGGTCCGTTCGAGCACAAGCTGCGTCGACACCAGCGTGGCGAGGGGCACTTCTCGGGCTGCTTCGCGGGCGTCACGGTGATGGGCATCGAGAGCAACGGCGCGATCAAGAGCTGCCCGAGCGTGGGCGGCCCGACCAACACCGGCGGCTCGTGGCGCGAGCACGGCCTGCAGGCGCTGTGGGAACGCGCGCCGGAGATCACGTACGTCCGCGATCGCACCACCGCGGATCTGTGGGGCTACTGCGCCGAGTGCTACTACGGCCCGACCTGCATGTCGGGCTGCACGGCGGCGACCGAGCCGCTGCTCGGGCGACCCGGCAACAATCCCTTCTGCCACCACCGCGCGCTCGAGATGGATCGCATGGGCCTGCGCGAGCGCGTCGAGCTCGTCGCGGCGGCGCCGGGGCTGCCGTTCGACAACGGGCTGTTCCGCGTGGTGCGGGAGCACAAGGATCCCGAGCTGCGCGAGCGTCTCGGGCCGGTGCAGATCGACGAGCCGCGGACCTCGCGGCTGGTCGACCCGCTGGGGCCGGGGCGCACGCTCACCGCCGAAGAACGCGCCGCGCTGACCGACGGGTGA
- a CDS encoding NUDIX hydrolase — MSSRPAPWRTLSERKLASYRVFDVTELHAQRVDTGQAHTFFRIESVDWANIIPITTTGEVVMIRQFRHGAGCETLEIPGGLLDADEDPGTAAARELLEETGYRAGKVVALGSVHPNPALFKNRIHAFLATGCEKVTEIANDESEQTTIELVPVDAIDGLLSSGAIDHALVMAAFHWWRLRGSPTA, encoded by the coding sequence ATGAGTTCCCGACCGGCGCCGTGGCGCACCCTCTCGGAGCGCAAGCTCGCGAGCTACCGCGTGTTCGATGTCACCGAGCTGCACGCGCAGCGCGTCGACACCGGGCAGGCCCACACGTTCTTCCGCATCGAGTCGGTCGACTGGGCCAACATCATCCCGATCACGACCACCGGCGAGGTCGTCATGATCCGACAGTTCCGCCACGGTGCGGGTTGCGAGACCTTGGAGATCCCCGGTGGGCTGCTCGATGCCGACGAAGATCCGGGCACCGCCGCGGCGCGGGAGCTGCTCGAAGAAACCGGCTACCGCGCCGGCAAGGTCGTGGCGCTCGGCTCGGTGCATCCCAACCCCGCGCTCTTCAAGAACCGCATCCATGCGTTCTTGGCGACGGGCTGCGAGAAGGTCACGGAGATCGCCAACGACGAGTCGGAGCAGACCACCATCGAGCTGGTGCCGGTCGACGCGATCGATGGCCTGCTCAGCTCGGGCGCCATCGATCACGCGCTGGTGATGGCGGCGTTCCACTGGTGGCGTCTGCGCGGCTCACCGACCGCGTGA
- a CDS encoding PD40 domain-containing protein, with the protein MRPSLARRAPLRGGLVPLFLALNGWTLAACDGGSSSGAAKAEPAAKAEPAAKAEPAAKAEPKPTPDPHANPHADPHAKAGDAKPAIVPSAPGEPVWLDPRDGEVHLGRMQQLSFGGENAEAYLSNDERTLVFQSTRDGGGCDQIYTMGIDGKNVARVSSGKGRTTCSYFLPGDTRILYASTHAAADDCLPPPDRSHGYVWKLYGEFDIYSAAKDGSDVKPLVVGPGYDAEATVSPQGDRIVFTSTRDGDPELYVMGIDGSKQTRLTQSKGYDGGAFFSPDGKSIVYRANHPSGDEELAKYDAIIKEGLVRPTRLELFVMDADGKNNRQITDNGKANFGPYFHPDGKRIIFASNQDDPQGRDFDLFIIGVDGKDQQPVTRNPDFDGFPMFTRDGKHLVFASNRNAATPGDTNVFVAEWKDG; encoded by the coding sequence ATGCGCCCCTCGCTCGCCCGTCGTGCGCCGCTCCGCGGCGGTCTCGTGCCCTTGTTCCTCGCGTTGAACGGCTGGACGCTGGCCGCCTGCGACGGCGGCTCGTCGTCGGGCGCCGCGAAGGCCGAGCCCGCCGCGAAGGCCGAGCCCGCCGCGAAGGCCGAGCCCGCCGCGAAGGCCGAGCCGAAGCCAACCCCCGATCCCCACGCCAACCCCCACGCCGATCCCCACGCGAAGGCCGGTGACGCCAAGCCTGCGATCGTACCGAGCGCGCCCGGCGAGCCGGTGTGGCTCGACCCGCGCGACGGCGAGGTCCACCTCGGGCGCATGCAGCAGCTCAGCTTCGGCGGCGAGAATGCCGAGGCGTACCTGAGCAACGACGAGCGCACGCTGGTGTTCCAGTCGACCCGCGACGGCGGTGGCTGCGACCAGATCTACACCATGGGCATCGACGGCAAGAACGTCGCGCGGGTGAGCTCGGGCAAGGGTCGCACCACGTGCTCGTACTTCCTGCCCGGCGACACGCGGATCCTCTACGCCTCGACGCATGCGGCCGCCGACGACTGCCTGCCGCCACCCGATCGCAGCCACGGCTACGTGTGGAAGCTGTACGGCGAGTTCGACATCTACAGCGCCGCGAAGGACGGCAGCGACGTGAAGCCACTGGTGGTCGGGCCCGGCTACGACGCCGAGGCGACCGTGAGCCCGCAGGGCGATCGCATCGTCTTCACCTCGACCCGCGACGGCGACCCCGAGCTGTACGTCATGGGCATCGACGGCAGCAAGCAGACCCGCCTCACCCAGTCGAAGGGCTACGACGGCGGCGCGTTCTTCTCGCCCGACGGCAAGTCGATCGTCTACCGCGCCAACCATCCCAGCGGCGACGAGGAGCTCGCGAAATACGACGCGATCATCAAGGAGGGCCTGGTCCGCCCCACCCGCCTCGAGCTGTTCGTGATGGACGCCGACGGCAAGAACAACCGGCAGATCACCGACAACGGCAAGGCCAACTTCGGGCCCTACTTCCACCCCGACGGCAAGCGCATCATCTTTGCCAGCAATCAGGACGACCCCCAGGGCCGCGACTTCGACCTCTTCATCATCGGCGTCGACGGCAAGGACCAGCAGCCGGTGACGCGCAACCCCGACTTCGATGGGTTCCCGATGTTCACGCGCGACGGCAAGCACCTGGTGTTCGCGAGCAATCGCAACGCCGCCACGCCAGGCGACACCAACGTGTTCGTCGCGGAGTGGAAGGACGGCTGA
- a CDS encoding serine/threonine protein kinase: MALDLQPGQHYGEFEILELLGSGGFGNVYKVRDPRFPEPLALKLSIEPVSAVDTAQRTLREVTVLRTLTNPHVVRIHDCGLRRDGHVYVLMELLRGLPLDEFHDFDAPMDPAWAAHVIYQCCLGLCEAHDHGIIHRDLKPANIFVDPDGHTRILDFGLARSFDQRGVVGQNATVGHMLVGTPHYAQPEQLETYALTPAADVYSLGMLLYELLSGHVPFVADDVVSVVRERWMANPVMWLRAHATDPVIPLRRYLPATQVSDALAAVVERALAKAPGDRPSDARAFATALRAAWPT, translated from the coding sequence ATGGCGCTCGACCTGCAACCGGGGCAGCACTACGGCGAGTTCGAGATCCTCGAACTGCTGGGCTCGGGCGGGTTCGGCAACGTCTACAAGGTCAGGGATCCACGCTTCCCCGAGCCGCTCGCGCTCAAGCTGTCGATCGAGCCGGTGAGCGCCGTCGACACCGCCCAGCGAACCCTGCGCGAGGTCACGGTGCTGCGGACGCTGACCAACCCGCACGTGGTCCGCATCCACGACTGCGGCCTGCGCCGCGACGGCCACGTCTACGTGCTGATGGAGCTGCTGCGCGGCCTGCCGCTCGACGAGTTCCACGACTTCGACGCGCCGATGGATCCCGCGTGGGCAGCCCACGTCATCTATCAGTGCTGCCTCGGCCTGTGCGAGGCCCACGACCACGGCATCATCCACCGCGACCTCAAGCCCGCGAACATCTTCGTCGATCCCGACGGCCACACCCGCATCCTCGACTTCGGACTCGCGCGCTCGTTCGACCAGCGCGGCGTCGTCGGACAGAACGCGACGGTCGGGCACATGCTGGTCGGCACGCCGCACTACGCCCAGCCCGAGCAGCTCGAGACCTACGCGCTGACGCCCGCGGCCGACGTCTACAGCCTCGGCATGCTGCTGTACGAGCTGCTTTCGGGCCACGTGCCGTTCGTCGCCGATGACGTGGTGAGCGTGGTGCGCGAGCGGTGGATGGCCAACCCGGTGATGTGGCTGCGCGCCCACGCCACCGACCCCGTGATTCCGCTGCGCCGCTACCTCCCAGCGACCCAGGTGAGCGACGCGCTGGCGGCGGTGGTCGAGCGGGCGCTCGCCAAGGCGCCGGGCGATCGACCGAGCGACGCGCGGGCGTTCGCGACCGCCCTGCGCGCGGCGTGGCCGACCTAG